One window of the Catenulispora sp. EB89 genome contains the following:
- a CDS encoding HPr family phosphocarrier protein: MVERTVVVGSTSGLHARPAKLLVQAATEQPATVRLRVGDRPPIDTRSILAVLAQRVKQGTEVTLEAEGEGAEASVAALAELIARNLDEEGERQDG; this comes from the coding sequence ATGGTCGAGCGCACCGTCGTCGTCGGATCCACCAGCGGACTCCACGCCCGCCCGGCGAAACTGCTGGTACAGGCGGCCACCGAACAGCCGGCGACGGTGCGCCTGCGCGTCGGCGACCGCCCGCCGATCGACACCCGCAGCATCCTCGCGGTCCTGGCCCAACGGGTGAAGCAGGGCACCGAGGTCACCCTCGAGGCCGAAGGCGAAGGCGCCGAAGCCTCGGTCGCAGCCCTCGCGGAGCTGATAGCCCGCAACCTCGACGAGGAGGGGGAGAGGCAGGATGGCTGA
- a CDS encoding PTS sugar transporter subunit IIA, whose translation MSDTADGLLAERAVRFGARAADRYDAVRQCGELLVAIGAVTEDYVPAMREREDEISTYIGAGVAIPHSTAAGKKYVRRDALAVLRLAEPVDWGEGQEVSTCVAIAALGDRHLDILAELAEVLMDPERAEQLHRATTAHEVIRLLQPAGEAENV comes from the coding sequence ATGTCTGACACCGCTGACGGCCTGCTCGCCGAGCGGGCCGTCCGGTTCGGGGCGCGGGCCGCCGACCGCTACGACGCGGTGCGGCAGTGCGGGGAGCTGCTGGTCGCGATCGGCGCCGTCACCGAGGACTACGTCCCGGCGATGCGCGAGCGCGAAGACGAGATCTCCACCTACATCGGCGCCGGGGTGGCGATCCCGCACTCCACGGCCGCCGGCAAGAAGTACGTCCGGCGCGACGCGCTGGCCGTGCTGCGGCTGGCCGAACCCGTCGACTGGGGCGAGGGCCAGGAGGTGTCGACGTGCGTGGCGATCGCCGCCCTCGGCGACCGGCACCTGGACATCCTCGCCGAGCTCGCCGAGGTCCTGATGGACCCGGAGCGGGCCGAACAACTGCACCGGGCAACAACCGCTCACGAAGTGATCCGGCTGCTCCAGCCGGCAGGAGAGGCAGAGAACGTATGA
- a CDS encoding zinc-dependent dehydrogenase encodes MKAAVFHGPGDVRIEEVPEPTAGAGEVKIRVLACSMCGTDLKIFRSGHFRISPPRVMGHEIAGEIVEIGAGVTGWAAGDRVQVIAAIPDGTCEECARGHQTVCLNQESMGYQYEGGFAEFMVVPPSVLAVDGMNRIPDGVGADEASVTEPLACVLNGQELAGVGPGDVVAVFGAGPIGCLHVRLARSRGAARIIMIEVNRERLQLAADLVHPDDTVCAEDGDIIEQVRKLTDGRGADVVITATAAGAAQEQALQIAAPRARISFFGGLPKDKPTITLDSNLVHYRELTIVGANGSSPAHNARALELIATGEVPVKDLISVRLPLDRVLDGLQIVAKGEAIKVTIEP; translated from the coding sequence ATGAAGGCCGCTGTGTTCCACGGACCCGGGGACGTCCGGATCGAGGAGGTCCCCGAGCCCACCGCCGGCGCCGGGGAGGTGAAGATCAGGGTCCTGGCCTGCTCGATGTGCGGAACGGACCTGAAGATCTTCCGCTCCGGACACTTCCGCATCAGCCCGCCCCGCGTGATGGGGCACGAGATCGCCGGCGAGATCGTCGAGATCGGCGCCGGCGTCACCGGCTGGGCGGCCGGCGACCGGGTGCAGGTGATCGCCGCGATCCCGGACGGCACCTGCGAGGAGTGCGCGCGCGGGCACCAGACCGTGTGCCTGAACCAGGAGTCGATGGGCTACCAGTACGAGGGCGGCTTCGCGGAGTTCATGGTCGTGCCCCCGAGCGTGCTGGCGGTGGACGGGATGAACCGCATCCCGGACGGGGTCGGCGCCGACGAGGCGTCGGTGACCGAGCCGCTGGCCTGCGTCCTCAACGGCCAGGAGCTGGCCGGAGTCGGTCCGGGTGACGTGGTGGCGGTGTTCGGCGCCGGACCGATCGGCTGCCTGCATGTCCGGCTGGCACGCTCGCGCGGCGCGGCGCGGATCATCATGATCGAGGTCAACCGCGAACGCCTGCAGCTGGCGGCGGACCTCGTCCACCCCGACGACACGGTGTGCGCCGAGGACGGCGACATCATCGAGCAGGTCCGCAAGCTCACCGACGGCCGCGGCGCGGACGTGGTGATCACGGCCACCGCCGCCGGAGCGGCCCAGGAGCAGGCACTGCAGATCGCCGCCCCGCGCGCCCGCATCAGCTTCTTCGGCGGCCTGCCGAAGGACAAGCCGACCATCACGCTGGACTCGAACCTGGTGCACTACCGCGAGCTGACAATCGTCGGCGCCAACGGATCCTCACCCGCGCACAACGCCCGCGCGCTGGAACTGATCGCCACCGGCGAAGTCCCAGTGAAGGACCTGATCTCGGTCCGGCTGCCACTGGACCGGGTGCTGGACGGACTGCAGATCGTGGCCAAGGGCGAGGCGATCAAGGTCACCATCGAACCCTGA
- the ptsP gene encoding phosphoenolpyruvate--protein phosphotransferase — MAERLAGGVAGTSATAAAAARAAGRAALDGAGAGQVGDARRLTGVGVSAGTVTGPVVRMTAPAPLPPPHLVADPAAELASARQAVRAVAADLTVRAGRVAGEAKEILEALAMMAVDPTLGADLEQRIASGTDAAHALTGAFDAQAELLREAGGYLAERAADLEDLRDRAVATVLGRPIPGIPDPGHPFVLVAADLAPADTANLNPEQVLAIVTERGGPTSHTAILARGLGIPAIVAAAGVTEIADGTVVAVDGTSGTVTVGVEPLADTAPRVRTRTQTNLADLGPCHTKDGHPVSLYLNIGSLKDVRPGAQGVGLLRTEFLFLGRKDAPSIAEQHAAYLELFNAFPGPGTRVVIRTLDAGADKPLPFLGLPDEENPALGVRGLRTARLRPEVLDDQLAAIAAAAAEATCEVWVMAPMVATPAEAAEFAAKARAHGLEHVGAMIEIPAAALRASRLLQHLDFLSIGTNDLGQYTMATDRQDGRLPDLLDPWQPALLELIALAAEAGRAAGKPVGVCGEAAADPGLAAVLVGLGVTSLSMTAAAVPAVHASLSARTLPECRDLALRARDVDDPAEAKEYAALAPPS, encoded by the coding sequence ATGGCTGAGCGGCTGGCCGGCGGCGTGGCCGGCACGAGCGCGACCGCGGCTGCGGCGGCCCGCGCCGCCGGGCGGGCGGCGCTCGATGGTGCCGGTGCGGGGCAGGTCGGCGATGCGCGGCGACTCACCGGTGTCGGCGTGAGCGCGGGCACGGTAACTGGTCCGGTCGTGCGCATGACCGCCCCGGCCCCTCTCCCCCCGCCGCACCTGGTCGCCGACCCGGCCGCGGAACTGGCCTCGGCGCGGCAGGCCGTGCGCGCCGTTGCCGCCGACCTCACCGTCCGGGCCGGGCGCGTGGCCGGCGAGGCGAAGGAGATCCTTGAGGCGCTGGCGATGATGGCCGTCGATCCCACGCTCGGCGCCGATCTCGAGCAGCGCATCGCCTCCGGCACCGATGCCGCGCATGCCCTCACCGGTGCCTTTGATGCGCAGGCCGAGCTGCTGCGTGAAGCCGGCGGCTACCTCGCCGAGCGTGCCGCCGATCTCGAAGACCTGCGTGACCGGGCCGTGGCGACCGTTCTCGGCCGCCCGATCCCCGGCATCCCTGATCCCGGCCATCCGTTCGTGCTGGTGGCCGCCGATCTCGCACCCGCCGACACCGCGAACCTGAACCCTGAGCAGGTCCTCGCCATCGTCACCGAGCGCGGCGGGCCGACCAGCCACACCGCGATTCTCGCGCGTGGCCTCGGGATTCCGGCGATCGTCGCCGCAGCCGGCGTCACCGAGATCGCCGATGGGACCGTCGTCGCGGTCGACGGCACCTCCGGCACCGTCACCGTCGGCGTGGAGCCGCTGGCAGACACCGCGCCGCGCGTCCGTACCCGAACCCAAACGAACCTCGCCGACCTCGGCCCCTGCCACACCAAGGACGGCCACCCCGTATCCCTCTACCTCAACATCGGCTCCCTCAAAGACGTCCGCCCCGGCGCCCAAGGCGTCGGCCTGCTGCGCACCGAGTTCCTGTTCCTCGGACGCAAGGACGCCCCCTCCATCGCCGAACAGCACGCCGCCTACCTGGAGCTCTTCAACGCCTTCCCCGGCCCCGGCACCCGCGTGGTCATCCGCACCCTGGACGCCGGCGCCGACAAACCCCTCCCGTTCCTCGGCCTGCCCGACGAGGAGAACCCGGCGCTCGGCGTCAGAGGCCTGCGGACCGCGCGACTGCGTCCCGAGGTCCTGGACGACCAGCTCGCTGCGATCGCCGCGGCCGCAGCGGAAGCCACCTGCGAGGTCTGGGTCATGGCCCCGATGGTCGCCACGCCGGCCGAGGCCGCGGAGTTCGCCGCGAAGGCCCGCGCGCACGGCCTCGAGCACGTCGGCGCCATGATCGAGATCCCCGCCGCGGCACTGCGCGCCTCCCGCCTCCTCCAGCACCTCGACTTCCTCTCCATCGGCACCAACGACCTCGGCCAGTACACGATGGCCACCGACCGCCAGGACGGCCGCCTGCCCGACCTGCTCGACCCCTGGCAGCCCGCGTTGTTGGAGCTCATAGCGCTGGCTGCGGAGGCCGGGCGCGCGGCGGGCAAGCCGGTGGGCGTCTGCGGCGAGGCGGCGGCTGATCCGGGGCTGGCCGCGGTGCTCGTCGGGCTGGGGGTGACGTCGCTGTCGATGACGGCTGCCGCCGTCCCCGCCGTGCACGCCTCGCTGAGCGCACGCACCCTGCCCGAATGCCGGGACCTCGCGCTGCGAGCCCGCGACGTCGACGATCCCGCCGAAGCCAAGGAGTACGCGGCGCTGGCGCCACCGTCCTGA